The stretch of DNA GGAGCGTCCCGATGAGGTACTGGTGGCGCTGCACGACTCCCTTAGGTGTTCCCGACGTTCCGGACGTGTAGACAATGATTGCCGGCTCGTCCGGTTTCGTCGCGACGATGTCGCTCGAGCGGTCACTCGAGACGTGGTCGGCGAACGCGCCGAGATGTCGTTCGGGTCCGTCGTACGTTTCGGCTGCGAGATCGACGACCAGTTTGACCGGCAAATCGGCGTCTTCGACGGTCGTCTCAAAGTGCTCGTAGACTGTTGCGTCGGCGAGCAATGCGCTTGCCTCGCTGTGTGCGAGACTGTGCTCGAGGGACTCCTGACCAAGCAGCACCGAGAGCGGCACCGCGAGACAGCCGATTCGATACGTTGCCAGATGGGCAACCAGCAGTTCGGGTGACTGGGGAAAACAGAGCGCGATCCGATCACCGGACTCGAGGCCAGCCTCGAGGAGATGTGCGCCGAGTGCGCTTGCGGTATCGTCCAGTTCGGCATAGGTAAATCGGTGCGCTCTACCGTGATCGTCCCGATGAATAAGGGCGGTCAGATCCCGCGTCTCGTCGGCTTTCTCTACAGTTTCGGCCAGATTATAGGTCTCGGGAAGGTCCCACTCGAAGGCCTCGTTCAGATATGCATCGGTGTCGAGTGACTCTTCGCTCGGGAACGAATACCCCACAGGCATGCAAGCAGCGTACGCTGCGGCGTGGTATGTAGCTTGCGACCAGTCACGCTCTCGAGTCGCCGGTCGCCGATGGCTCTATGTACTATACTGACAATGCACATGTATGGAGCCAGACCACCTGCTACTCGAGCGAGCGCCACCCATCCAGCGAATCACCCTGAACCGCCCTGACCGATTGAACGCACTCGCAACCCAGACCTGGGCCGAACTCCGTGATGCGTTGCGCGACGCCGACGAGGACGACGAGGTACGGGTGATCATCCTTGGCGGCGAAGGCCGGGCGTTTTGCTCGGGCGACGACATCGCGGACTTCGAGTTCGAGACGACTGCGGACGCTCGCGCCTACGCCAGACACATCATGTCCTGTGGGCTGACCATCGAACGGATCGAGACGCCGGTGATCTCGAGCGTTCATGGGCTGGCCCACGGCGGCGGCTGCGAAATCGCCGCCCTCGCCGACGTCACGATTGCGAGCGAGGAGGCGACGTTCCGACTTCCCGAAGCACTCGTCGGTGCCGTCCCTGGCATCGGCCTCGTCCGGTTCCCCGAACTCATCGGACTCAAGCAAACCCGTGAACTCATGCTCACGGGCCGCGAATTCGACGCGACAGAGGCCCACGACCTCGGCCTCGTCAACGAGGTCGCCCCTGCCGACGAACTCGAGGACGTCGTCACCGAGCGCGCCGAAGACGTCGCCCGAACGGCACCTGTTTCCGCCCAACTCATCAAGCGCATCCTCAACTCGAGACTCGAGGACGAAGCCGAAGCCGTCAACGCCCTCACGCTGATCTTCACGATGGACGACGCGGTTGAGGGGATGGAGGCCTTCTTCGACGGACGAGAGCCGGAGTGGTCCGGCAACTGACGGACTGCTGTACTGTTACGGTCGGGTCCAGGCGACTCTCCCATCGCGATCGACGGTCTCGAGGTCACCGCGGTCAACCAGGTCACCGTAGTGGGCAGTGAGTGGAAACGCCAGATCGTGGTCGAGACCAAAACTCCCGCGTCGGTCGACGACAGCGTCGATTGCCTCCTCGAGCGTGACGGGGCCGTGCTCGTTGACGATCTCGATGGCGAGCGCCTCGATTTCGGCGACAAAGTCCAGCGATTCGGCGACGAACTCATCAATGTCGTCGCCGGCAAGTACGTCGTAGTGGGTAAAGGAGAGTTGGTCGGGCTCGAGCGAGGCGACGAGTTGGATTGTGTTCTCGTATTCGGGATACAGGTAGTACGGCGGCGGCTGGAGGTACTCACCTTCAGCGTCGTACAGCCCGCGCCCAAAGAAGGCGTCGCCACCGATCACCAGCCCGTACTCGTCGTCGTACAGCGCAAGGTGGCCCTTCGTATGTCCCGGGGTATGCAGCACCCGGAGCTGTCGGTCCTGTACGCGGATCGACTCGCCACCGCGCAGATGAAGATCGATCGGTTCGTCCGGCCCCATCATCCCGGTAAGCCAGTCGTAGACTTCCTGCTCGTAGGTCAGGCCGTGCTCATCCGCGAACTGACGGTAGCGGTCCTCGAGAATTCGGTCGACGCTCTCCATTAGCGGGGCGTCGGCGACGTGTCCGGCGATCGTCACGCCCGGGCTGTGTTCGCGGAGTTCGTGGTTCCCGCCGAAGTGGTCGGCATCGGAGTGGGTGACGACAGCGAGAGAGACGTCTGCGAGCGACCAGCCCAGATCGACGAGAAACGGCTCGTAGACGGTCGTCGGTGCGTCCACGTAGCCCGGATCGACAAGAATCGGTCCCGTTGCCCCCTCGAGGACGTGATAGCCGTGGATTTTCCCGTCAGTGATCGTTTCGACCCGGTGGATGCCGGGCGTGAGCTCTGTCGCCTCGATAGTGGTAGTGTCAGTATCGGCGTCTGGTGGCATGGAAACCTCCTCGTCGCGGCTTCAACACGAATCGTGATAAATGTGTGTCCACATACCACGGTCACTCGACGACGGTATCGATCTCTGTCACAGCTTTCAGGGGTGACAACGGACGCATCCTATAGTAGCCACTGCAAGTCAGTGCACTCCTGATCGCCAGATGGGTCGGCGATCAGTGTGTAAATAGTTGCAGTTGTTACTATAGTTTCGCGACGAACAGTTAAGTTCCACTATAACGAAGACTCACGGAGATGTCGATTATTAATAGCACACAACACGACGGCCGGACGGTGATCATCACCGGTGGCTCGAGTGGCATTGGCCGGGGAATCGCGCTGGCGTTCGCCGAGGCGGGCTCGAACGTCGTCATCGCCGACGTAACACGCGAACCGCGACAGGGCGAGCGTTACGAAACCGACGTAACAAGGCCCACCGACGAAGTTGCACGCGAGGAGTTCGACGTCGACGCGACGTATCTCGAGACGGACGTCAGCGATCCCGATGCAGTTGAGGCGATGATCGACATGACGCTCGAGGAGTACGGCCGGATCGATGTGGTGGTGAACAACGCCGGCATATTCATCGAGGGCGACTCGCAGGACCTGACTGTCGAGGAGTGGGACACCGTGACTGGCGTTAACCTCGATGGGTCGTTCTTTTGTGCGAAGTACGCTATTCCCCACCTCAAAGAGCACAACGGCGTGATTCTCAACGTTGGCTCGGTCAACTCCCAGGAAGGCGGCGGCGGGCCACCCTATGCCAGTTCGAAAGCGGGAATCGTCAATCTCACACGTGATCTCGCGGTCGAACTCGGTGACGACGAGGTGAACGTTAACGCGATCTGTCCCGGCTTCATCGAAACGGCGATTCAGGACTACCAGACTGACGAAAGCCTCGAGCAACAACTCGGACACACGCTCTTGCCTCGAGCGGGCACGCCCGAAGACGTCGGTACACTGGCTGTCTTTTTAGCGAGCGACGAGGCTTCGTTTATCCACGGCGAGGAGATCTACATCGACGGCGGCTGGACCGCTCATAGCCTTTAAATACCATGACTGACACTCCAATCGACACAGACGAAGTACTGACCGCTCTCACCGCGCGCATCGGGACGACCCTCGAGCAGACTGGCTCGGAATTTCCGTACGTCGCTGATCCAGCGACCGAACTGTGGGAGACGACCTCCGACGGAAACTGGTGTGGCGGCCACTGGGTGCATGCCCTCTGGCTGGCATACGACCACACTGGTGAGGAACGATTCGCCGACGCGGCCCGCGAACACACTGATATCGTCGTCGACTCGATGGTTCGCCCGTCCATGTTCTGCGGGATGAACTTTCACTATGCCGGGTTCAGAGCCTACGATATCACAGGCGAGGACCGCTATCGGGACCTGGGTATCGAGGGAGCTGACGAGATGGTCTCGTACTACCACCATGGGGCGAGACAGATCGCCCTCGGTACCCTCGAGATCGATGGCCCCTCGAGCGAGTTCCGTGGCCCTGAATCCGACGAGGGACCGTCTGGGGATTCACTTGGTGCTGTGGACGCGATCTACACCTCGCTGCCCGTTCTCTGGCGTGCCTACCGGGAGACGGGCGACCCGATCTATCGCGACACCGCAATCTCCCACGCCGACCGCCACCTCGACTGGTACATCCGTGAAGACGGCAGCACCTGGCATCACGCAGAGTTCGACCTCGAGACTGGCGAACTCCGCCGGCAGTACAACGAACTCGCCTACTCTGATGAGACCTGTTGGGCGCGTGGGCAAGGCTGGTGTATCGCCGGCTTAGCTCGGGCCTACGAGGAAACCGGTGCTGAGCGTTATCTCGACGCCCTCGAGCACACGACAGCGTACTATCGCGATCATGTCCCCGATGATCTGGTGCCATTCTGGGATTTCGAGCATCCCGATCGGCCAAACATTCCCCGCGACACCAGCTGTGCGGTACTTACCGCCTACGGGCTCACGAGGCTTTCAGAGACGCCAGAAACTGCGGATCTCAGGTCGTTCGGTGAGGACGTTCTCGAGTCGCTCTCTCAAAACTATCTGACACCGGTCGACGCCGATGATGAGCGCCATCCCGGGATTGTACTCGAGGGCTGTTTCAACGGCCCGTCGGGATATGCAGACCGGCACGAACTCGTCTGGTCGTTGTACTATATGACTTCTATGACTCATGCAGTGAGGTGATATTCGAGTCGGTCACTGCACAACCTGTTGCGACGACTGGGTAGCTGAACGGAACTTTCACCTCGCGGGCTAATCTTATGACCCCATCCAATTTCATCTCGGTCGTTTTCAATATATGATATCATATGTCAATTGGTAGTAGGTGCCTATTTTGGAATCAAAATACGATACAAAAATGCTGAACCTCTACAATTGCAGGTTACTCGCGTAACTACTTTGAGCTATCAAAACCAGTCATATCGACCATCATGATTGATGCGTGGGGTAACAATCCCACTGAATCGAAAAAGATACTCCCTCGGGACGTTCTCCTTTCAATAGATTTCTCTGGTGAGTGACAATCGATTGCTACTGTTTCAACGACAAAGTAAGATGATTCGACAACTCTAATTCACTACAAGTTTAATGGTTTCCATCAATATCCTCCCTGCCAGTTGGTTCACTACACACTCAGTTGCGTCTTCTGGACTCCTATTCTGAAAACAGGTTCAGGAGTTTGGAACAACACCTATGTGTGAGCATATCACATGTATTGGTATGACTAAGCAAGCAGTAAATCCCGTCCACTCGCTCGAGACCGGTTTTGCGATAGTCCAGGCACTGCAATCACTTGACGGTGCAGGCGTCACCGAGCTTGCCGCCAATTTGGAATTACCGAAAAGCACCGTTCACAACTATCTTAGTACGCTTGAACAAGAAGAGTACGTCGTCAACACTGACGGAACATATCGACTGGGAACGCGATTTCTTGAACATGGTGCGTACGCACGTTCTCAGTTACAAATCTATGACATCGCTCGAGAAGAAGTCGATAAACTCGCCGCCGAAACTGGGGAGTTGGCAAATCTTACTGTTGAGGAGCATGGGTATGGCGTGTATCTGCATCAATCTCGCGGGGATCAGGCCGTGAACGTCGATTCGTACGTCGGTACTCGTGTGCCCCTTTACTGTACTGCACTTGGAAAAGCGATGCTTGCTCACTTCCCGACTGATCGTGTTGATGAACTCATCGACCGTCATGGGCTACCAAAAAACACAGACAAGACACTTACCTCTCGAGAGGAACTGGAAGCGGAATTTGAGGCCATACGCGAGCGCGGATTTGCGTTTGACGACGAAGAGCGACTGCCTGGCCTGCGCTGTGTTGGCGCTCCAATTCTTTCAAACAATAACCGAGTACTCGGTGCAGTCAGTGTTGCTGGGCCAACGAATCGACTCCGTGACAACAAGTTCCGCCAATCCGTTCCTGAGCGCGTCCTCGAGACTGTGAACGTAATTGAGCTTAATGTGACATACGCGTAGCCGTTCCATATCCCTGAACACCGGTTCGAGATTGTGACTCTGTTTGAGCACGTCCCGTTACAACCGTATTGTTGTAATTATCCTCGGTCAAACTGGGTAATATGCTCACCTGGATTAGTATGTGAACATTGGGGCTGGTCCATACTGACGGGCTTGTCCCTCTCACGTTGCGGTCTGGCAGATTCGAGAGTACGTGTCAGAGATGTTGTGTTTCACTTCCAGGTATACCAAATTCGCTGCAACAGTGTGTCATCCACCATCGAATGGACGCGTTGGATTTTTGAAATACAGAAATAAGATAGCGTTATGCGAGCGGTTCGTCAGTAGTATACTCTTCACATTGGGTGTCTTTGTGAGGCAACAACCGGTTCGAGCCGTCCGTTCCACTATACTGAACAGGTGGCACTCTGGTAGTGGCTAGTTCATTCTCAGGTAGTTTTATACCGGCCCGCAGGCCTTCGTTAGCCATGGCGCCTACGATTACAAAAATTGTAAGCCGTGAGTTTCAGTATCCTCTAGAGGATCTCGGCACAGATGAGCACGGGTTCAATCTGGTCTATCAACCGGGCGAGACGACCCACCGGAAACTGTTCGGCCTCAAAATCCACACTGATACGGAGGTTACAGGAGAGTACGTCGGCGGCAACTCCCCTGCTGCAGCACAGATCAACATGTTCGCTGAGTATTTGGTGGGGAAAAATCCGCTCGAGCGAGAAAAACACTGGAGCGAAATCAAGCGTGCACTTCGGAAGTACGATCGGATGGGTATCGGTCCAATCGACATCGCGTTGTGGGATTTCGCTGGAAAGTACTACGATGCACCCATTCACGAGTTGTTAGGCACGTATCGGAGTAAGATTCCTGCGTATGCCTCAACGTATCACGGCGATGAAAACGGTGGTCTCGATTCGCCGGAAGCATTTGCAGACTTTGCTGACGAGTGTCAAAACATGGGGTATACGGGATACAAAATCCACGGGTGGGGAGGTGGCGATGCGAGTCGACAGATTGACCGCGAAATAGACGCAATCCACGCTGTCGGCGACCGCGTTGGCGACGACATGGATCTCATGTATGATCCGGCCTGTGAGTACGAGACGTTCGCCGATGCGCTCACAGTCGGCCGTGCGCTCGACGAACAGGGCTTCATGTGGTACGAGGACCCCTACCGCGACGGCGGCATCTCACAGCACGGTCACAACAAGCTCGGTGAGCATCTCGAGACGCCAATTCTACAGACTGAGCACGTGCGTGGCCTCGAGCCACATACTGATTTCATTGCCAGCGGTGCGACGGATTTCGTTCGCGCTGACCCTGAGTACGATGCGGGCATCACGGGTGCGATGAAAATCGTGCGTGTCGCCGAGGGATTCGGGCTCGATGTCGAGTTCCACGCCCCCGGCCCCGCTCAGCGCCAGTGTATCGCTGCAACGCGTAATACCAATTATTATGAGCTCGCACTGGTCCACCCCGACTGTCAGAACACACAACCACCCGTGTACAACGGGACATACTCAGATATGCTCGACACGATCGATGAGGACGGGTACGTCTCAATCCCAGATGGACCGGGGCTCGGAGTTGAGTACGATTGGGAGTACATCGAAGAGAATACAACGGGCTCCGTCCACACATACGAGTAACCACCATGACATACTCCGCAGGCATTATTGGGACGGGGGGCATCGCTGGTATGGGAATTCTTGGAATGCACGACCCCGATGACATTGGACAGCGCAAGATCAAAGCCAGTCACGCAGGCGGCTTTGATGCCGCGTCCGGCATTGAATTAGTTGCCATCGCCGATGTCAACGAAGACAAACTCGAGCAGTTTGGTGACGCCTGGGACATCCCAGAGAACCAGCGCTACGTCGGCCACGAGGCGATGCTCGAGGCCGAATCCCTCGATGTCGTCTCGGTCTGTACGCCATCGTACCTGCACCATCGCCACGTCATCGACGCTGCCCAGTCGGCGGCTGATCCGTCACTGATCTGGTGTGAAAAACCGATTGCATCTGAGGTCAGCGCCGCCCAAGAGATGGTTGACGTGTGTGCGGCGACCGACACCGAGTTGCTGGTGAATCACTCGTTCCGTTTTACTGACAAACTCCAGCGATTACACAAACTGATCCACGAAGAGGAGTTGCTCGGAGAGGTCAGATCCGTCAGCAGCCAGTTCCGCATGGAACTCTTGCGAAACTCGACGCATTTACTCGATACACTCGTGTATCTGCTCGATGCCCGTGCAAAAACTGTTGCCGGTCATATAACCGGTGAAAACGAGGCTGTCGATTCTCTCGAGGCCGACCAAGACGTTGATGATGCTGGTGGTGGCGGGTTCGTCGTCATGGATGACGACACGTTCGTTACCGTCGATTGTACGATTCCACGCGCAGAGTCTTCGATGACGTTGCAGTTTATCGGCAGCGAGGGGAAACTCTATATGAATAACGACGACGGGGAATGGCGGTACTGGGCCTTAGAGGATGGCGAGCACGTCGAACAGCCGCTCCCGGGGATCGAAGGGGCATGGACCTGGGAGGATGACTATCAGCGCGCGTTTGCAAATGCCGCTTCCCATATTGTCGATGTTCTTGCTGGCGACGCCGAAAATGGCTCTCCTGGAAGTGAGGCTGCTCGATCCCTTGAGATCATCATCGCCTTCTATCTCTCCCATCATACCGGCGGTCAGATCGATATCCCGCTTGCTCGACCACTTCGTGATGTCTGTGTTACCTCGTGGTGACCAGTCTCACTCGTCATTTTCAACTAGTGTTCCAACAACCCCGTCAGCAACGAGCTCCTTGTACGCTGTCTCGTCATACCCGAGTTCCGTGAGTAGTTCACGGGTGTGTTCTCCTGCAGCTGGTGGATTCGTCCGAACCGTTGCGGGCGTTTTCGAGTAGTCGACTGGTGAGCCAGTCGTCGTGAACGTCCCTCCATCAGGGTGCTCGAGTTCGATCAGCATCTCGTTGTGTTTGACCTGTGGATCCTCGGCGACATCGTGAAAGTCGTTGACTGGTGCAACCCACACATCGACGGCGAGTAACGCCTCGACGAGATCGTCGGTCGCTCGAGTCCGGGTTTCGGCCTCAAGCAGTCGCTTGATCTCATCGCGGCGCTCGTAGGCATCCGCAGCTGCGTACTCGGCAAGTTCCTCGAGATCGAGCGCGTCGGACACCGTCTCTAGCGGAGCCATTGCGATAGCCACGTAGCCGTCAGCTGTCTCGTAGATGCCGTAGGGTGCGTCGAGCCAGGCCTGTGCGATGCCTTCTTCGCTTCGTTCGAACTCGCGCTCGAGGTTGAGCACCGCAGTCAGTTCCTGACACTGCAGGTCGAGCGCGGCGTTGAAGAGGTTGACATCGACGCGCTGACCCTCATCGGTCCGTTCGCGATGAAAGAGCGCCATCGTTGTGTGTAGCGCGATCAACGACGCGGCGTGCTCGTCAACGACGGCCGTTCCGACGGGTGTAGGAGGGTCGTCTCGTCGCCCGGTGTATCTCGCCAGACCGCTCATCGCTTGCAAGAGTAGATCCTGTCCGGGCCGGTCGACGTAGGGGCCGTCGGGACCGAACCCCGACGCTGAGACATAAATGATGTCTGGATTCTGTTCACTGACCGTCTCGTAATCGAGGCCGAACCGTTCCATCACACCCGGTCTGAAGTTCTCAACGACGACGTCCGCGTCCGCAACGAACTCACGAGCAAGTTTCTGTCCGCGTTCGCGTTTTAGATCGAGTTCGATGCTTCGCTTGTTCCGATTCATCGCGAGGAAAAACGGACTCGTCCCCTCGAGTGTTTCGCCGCCAGCCTCGAGAAAGCGTTCCCACTCGCCGCCAGGTCGTTCGATCTTGACGACATCCGCACCCATATCGGCGAGTTTCTGGGTCGCCCACGGTCCCTGCATCATCTGCGTGAAATCGGCTATTCGAATACCGTCGAGTGGCAGTGTCATGTGACGACCTGTCTTCGTGAGCACGTATAGCTTCCGTCGACTGCCCCGCAATCTTCTTGTCTTCGCCCGTGAACTGTGAGCCATGCCAACGCTTCGCTTTGTCGGGAGACCCTTCGAGGGCTTCGAACGTGCACTCGAGCGACAGATGGACTCGTTCATCGAGCAGGCAGACCAGGATGTTGAGTTCGTCCGCGACCATCGGCCGTTGCCCGAAATTCACGAGGAACTTGTCGAGACGGGGGCGATTGCTGACGGGACGTACGACCTCTGTCTGTGTCTGAGCGACTGGTTGCCCGCGCTCGCTGATGCGGGCCACTTGCACCCACTCGATGAGTACATCACTGACACGCCGCCGGTCGACTGGCCCGAGGGCTGGGCTGATAGCATGCGCGGCCTCGTCACCTACGAGGGGCACGTCTACGGTGTCCCCTACCACGACGGGCCGGAGTTGTTTCACTACCGTGAGGACCTTTTCGAGAGCGTCGCCGAACAGCGCGCGTTCAGGCGTGAGTACGGCCGGCCACTG from Natronolimnobius sp. AArcel1 encodes:
- a CDS encoding enoyl-CoA hydratase/isomerase family protein, which produces MEPDHLLLERAPPIQRITLNRPDRLNALATQTWAELRDALRDADEDDEVRVIILGGEGRAFCSGDDIADFEFETTADARAYARHIMSCGLTIERIETPVISSVHGLAHGGGCEIAALADVTIASEEATFRLPEALVGAVPGIGLVRFPELIGLKQTRELMLTGREFDATEAHDLGLVNEVAPADELEDVVTERAEDVARTAPVSAQLIKRILNSRLEDEAEAVNALTLIFTMDDAVEGMEAFFDGREPEWSGN
- a CDS encoding MBL fold metallo-hydrolase, producing the protein MPPDADTDTTTIEATELTPGIHRVETITDGKIHGYHVLEGATGPILVDPGYVDAPTTVYEPFLVDLGWSLADVSLAVVTHSDADHFGGNHELREHSPGVTIAGHVADAPLMESVDRILEDRYRQFADEHGLTYEQEVYDWLTGMMGPDEPIDLHLRGGESIRVQDRQLRVLHTPGHTKGHLALYDDEYGLVIGGDAFFGRGLYDAEGEYLQPPPYYLYPEYENTIQLVASLEPDQLSFTHYDVLAGDDIDEFVAESLDFVAEIEALAIEIVNEHGPVTLEEAIDAVVDRRGSFGLDHDLAFPLTAHYGDLVDRGDLETVDRDGRVAWTRP
- a CDS encoding SDR family NAD(P)-dependent oxidoreductase: MSIINSTQHDGRTVIITGGSSGIGRGIALAFAEAGSNVVIADVTREPRQGERYETDVTRPTDEVAREEFDVDATYLETDVSDPDAVEAMIDMTLEEYGRIDVVVNNAGIFIEGDSQDLTVEEWDTVTGVNLDGSFFCAKYAIPHLKEHNGVILNVGSVNSQEGGGGPPYASSKAGIVNLTRDLAVELGDDEVNVNAICPGFIETAIQDYQTDESLEQQLGHTLLPRAGTPEDVGTLAVFLASDEASFIHGEEIYIDGGWTAHSL
- a CDS encoding glycoside hydrolase family 88 protein, which codes for MTDTPIDTDEVLTALTARIGTTLEQTGSEFPYVADPATELWETTSDGNWCGGHWVHALWLAYDHTGEERFADAAREHTDIVVDSMVRPSMFCGMNFHYAGFRAYDITGEDRYRDLGIEGADEMVSYYHHGARQIALGTLEIDGPSSEFRGPESDEGPSGDSLGAVDAIYTSLPVLWRAYRETGDPIYRDTAISHADRHLDWYIREDGSTWHHAEFDLETGELRRQYNELAYSDETCWARGQGWCIAGLARAYEETGAERYLDALEHTTAYYRDHVPDDLVPFWDFEHPDRPNIPRDTSCAVLTAYGLTRLSETPETADLRSFGEDVLESLSQNYLTPVDADDERHPGIVLEGCFNGPSGYADRHELVWSLYYMTSMTHAVR
- a CDS encoding IclR family transcriptional regulator; the encoded protein is MTKQAVNPVHSLETGFAIVQALQSLDGAGVTELAANLELPKSTVHNYLSTLEQEEYVVNTDGTYRLGTRFLEHGAYARSQLQIYDIAREEVDKLAAETGELANLTVEEHGYGVYLHQSRGDQAVNVDSYVGTRVPLYCTALGKAMLAHFPTDRVDELIDRHGLPKNTDKTLTSREELEAEFEAIRERGFAFDDEERLPGLRCVGAPILSNNNRVLGAVSVAGPTNRLRDNKFRQSVPERVLETVNVIELNVTYA
- a CDS encoding mandelate racemase family protein, which gives rise to MAPTITKIVSREFQYPLEDLGTDEHGFNLVYQPGETTHRKLFGLKIHTDTEVTGEYVGGNSPAAAQINMFAEYLVGKNPLEREKHWSEIKRALRKYDRMGIGPIDIALWDFAGKYYDAPIHELLGTYRSKIPAYASTYHGDENGGLDSPEAFADFADECQNMGYTGYKIHGWGGGDASRQIDREIDAIHAVGDRVGDDMDLMYDPACEYETFADALTVGRALDEQGFMWYEDPYRDGGISQHGHNKLGEHLETPILQTEHVRGLEPHTDFIASGATDFVRADPEYDAGITGAMKIVRVAEGFGLDVEFHAPGPAQRQCIAATRNTNYYELALVHPDCQNTQPPVYNGTYSDMLDTIDEDGYVSIPDGPGLGVEYDWEYIEENTTGSVHTYE
- a CDS encoding Gfo/Idh/MocA family protein, with the translated sequence MTYSAGIIGTGGIAGMGILGMHDPDDIGQRKIKASHAGGFDAASGIELVAIADVNEDKLEQFGDAWDIPENQRYVGHEAMLEAESLDVVSVCTPSYLHHRHVIDAAQSAADPSLIWCEKPIASEVSAAQEMVDVCAATDTELLVNHSFRFTDKLQRLHKLIHEEELLGEVRSVSSQFRMELLRNSTHLLDTLVYLLDARAKTVAGHITGENEAVDSLEADQDVDDAGGGGFVVMDDDTFVTVDCTIPRAESSMTLQFIGSEGKLYMNNDDGEWRYWALEDGEHVEQPLPGIEGAWTWEDDYQRAFANAASHIVDVLAGDAENGSPGSEAARSLEIIIAFYLSHHTGGQIDIPLARPLRDVCVTSW
- a CDS encoding CaiB/BaiF CoA-transferase family protein; its protein translation is MTLPLDGIRIADFTQMMQGPWATQKLADMGADVVKIERPGGEWERFLEAGGETLEGTSPFFLAMNRNKRSIELDLKRERGQKLAREFVADADVVVENFRPGVMERFGLDYETVSEQNPDIIYVSASGFGPDGPYVDRPGQDLLLQAMSGLARYTGRRDDPPTPVGTAVVDEHAASLIALHTTMALFHRERTDEGQRVDVNLFNAALDLQCQELTAVLNLEREFERSEEGIAQAWLDAPYGIYETADGYVAIAMAPLETVSDALDLEELAEYAAADAYERRDEIKRLLEAETRTRATDDLVEALLAVDVWVAPVNDFHDVAEDPQVKHNEMLIELEHPDGGTFTTTGSPVDYSKTPATVRTNPPAAGEHTRELLTELGYDETAYKELVADGVVGTLVENDE